CAAAATATGGTCAAAATGAATAATTCAGTTCAATTGGAAGGAACTTTTCTCCATGGATGCTTGGGCTGAAACTAGCTGGCTTTGCAAAGTGGTTCTCTTCAGAAACTAGCAACATTTATTTACAGTGTGTCTGGGTGACAGGCCAATTTCTTAAGTAATTTAAGTACATGTATTTAGTGCTTTCCagcatttttgcttttaaaactaaCTTACGGATAGAGCAGTTGACCATGCTGTGCCTTGTCGGAATCCCTGGCAGAACATTTTTCAATCTCCAAAAATTTCACTTGCTTCCAGCTACCTCACCTTTCATATTTTGATGCCTTTAATCACAATGAGACAAAAATTTCAGGAGGACattggaggaggaaagagagggtagaaaaagaaaagaagattccATTGGGACTTTTATGATGCTTATGTTGGCTTCAGAGAAAATATGTGTcgtgcacacacacctgcaaGCATAAAGAGCAATCCCTCATCGAGATGGTGAAGTGGCTGCAAACCGAACACCATCTGGTCTCTTTGGGCAGCCTTTCCTGCCACCCTGCACCCATTACACCATCCCAGTTCCTGCTCACTCATCCTCACCCCTGGGTAGTAATGTGGAATTTTTCTTAAGGATGTTGGCGAGATCAGGGAAAGGGTCTGCACTGCACACTGTGCAGGGGAAAACTTCATCTAGAAAACTACTCGGAGCAAAATAAATGATCTCTGTCACTTAAGGAAAAGCGCTGTCTTTGGTAGCTCCCATCTGTCTCTCCTGCCTTTTCCATTGcagaagtttctctccttctgtgccatactcccctcctttcttttgcctcttccttctcctaAAGGCTGGTGGGGGCTTAGTGACCTTCCCATGGGACATATGAACTGTCGATTAAAACGGATAAAAACGAAAGAGAAGAAGCTCTGCTGGTGGAATTTCAGGCAGGATGAATAATGGAAACTGCTGAGTACTGGAGCCAAAGGGAACTGGAACTGATTCCCAGTTCTGTCATTTAGAAACTGACtgtcttgggcaagttatttgtcttttctgagtcataatttctacatttataaaactgaaataataatacCTGCCTCAGAACCATTTGAGAATTAcattatgtttataaaaaattaGCACCATATCTGATGCATATTTGGCATTCAATTAGTATTAGTTCTCTTATCACAAGAGGAATGGAGGAGTTGTTGGGGCAAGTCATGGGGCTTTCTCAGGATTCTGATCTGCCtggaacagtgtgtgtgtgtgtgagagagagagaaagactgagaaagggagggagaagtaagTTCATTTGATTGCATTGGTCTTTCCAATCTGCCTTCTTAACTGCTTTTCGTGCCTGAAACTTCCTGGTACCAAGGAAAATGGGAAACAGGAGATCCTTGGTGAACAAGAAATCAAAACCAACAGAGTGGTGTGAGGGGTTATTTCACCCATTTGCTGATAAAACCTATGAAATAATTTTGCCAGAATCCTGTGTTTTCTAGGTCCATTTTCTCCTTTGGATGGTGCTGATCAAGTGATAAATTTTGTTTCTCTAAGCTTCATTTTCTGTGCTGGCCACTATGAGGCCAACACATTCTTTTGTCACATGTGTTAATATCACTGTCTTAGGATCTGTCAAAATGACGAATAACTTCCTTCTCTGTGCCAGACCTCATTTGATAGTCATAACTACAAAGATTCAGACCTTTCTTGGCACCAAAATACAGGAACCGGGCACAGACCTCACGGCTCTTTTGGTCCTTTATCAAGCGCAATGCCCTGACAGGGTTTGGATATTACTAGCACTGCCGTTCTTGCTCTGACTGAACTCAAGTGTCTGCCATGGTCAAGCGTCTGTGATTGGGACCGGATGCTTCAAAACCTCTAACGCAGATCCAGGTCACCCTTTGGGAAGTGAAGATAGTCCTAAAACTTCCGAACAATAATCTTTCCTGGGGCTAGATTGTAGGCCTGGGGTAAAATTGTCCCATGACTTTCTGCATGGTAAACACTCCATAGGCTTCAGCCCTTTGTCTTTGGTTTGTTTTGGAAAACCATTGgccatgtttttataaaaaacatttggaagatgatagataggtaggtagagatacagatatataaaatAGGATAGTGAGCACAAGAGTTACAAGAAGAGCATGAAGCCAAGTCTGAGCTTCTTCATCCCAGGGAAGATCGATCTGCATGTATCCCACCAGGGAGAGTCTAGGACCGAGACACAGTCTTGGTTTGTTTGACAGGTATGGCCCCAGTTTATTGATGCTCCATTCCCATAGTAAAGAAAAGTGGACACCTGGTAGGTTACAAGACACATATGCTCCCTGTGAGAGTTtttataattcaataatttttcataatattcacTGTTGAATTATTTCTTCTGTAAGAGTTCTTAACCTTAGACCCTCAGACACTCAAAAAGTCTGGCACATTACTATACcacaaataaaatacatgcaacaagtaaaaatatttgctaaattatttcaataaaatcagTTTCACTTGTAatggtaaaaattttaattttttgcttttaaaatcattattctgAAAAGAGTTTTCATAGGCTTCAAAGAGCTATCAAAGGGATCCACAGCCCTCAAATGTGAAGAGTCCCTAAGGCGGTCAGAGGAGGTCTGTTCACACAATTTGTGGTTCCATTAATCCAGAATTTCCACACTTCTCGGTTCTCTCTCCTGTGATCTCAGCACCCTGCCTTGGCTGGTTTGTGTCATATGTGTCTGTAATGTGCTGTAAATGTCCATTTTTCTTTGGGCAGAATATTCATTTCAATACAGTAGGTGCAATTCATAATGGAAATTGTCTTCAAGTTTATTTCAACAGTCCCAGAAAAAAATCCTATGTACTTGTTGCCAAGCTAGCCAAAGAAGACACtgggtcaaaaaaaaaataataagatactGCTCTTTATCAACTTTTGATCCAGCAGGGGCATGTGTGGGTGGGCACAATAACTTCTTGACTTGTTTCCCCCACAGATCTTGCAGGCACCTGAGGCTTAATGGGGACTTCCCAGTGTCCCAGGATGCTGCCTGGCACTGAAGCTCTGAGTCATGGTCTTGAGGCCTAAGGTGCTGCAACAATGTGGAACCCCAGGACAGCCGCCTTTACCAACCTCAGCCCTAAGAAGCCCCAAATGAATCTGGGCTGAGATCAGAGCAAGGACTAGAGAAAGACTTCTTTGTtaatggaaaaaggaaaggaaaagagggtttCCCAAAAATCACAACAGACTTTCCACCATTCTAAAGAAACTACCTTCCTTATCAATCAAGCTGTTCTACCTTGTGACTCCTATTCTAGCCTTTTGCCAGAAACAAAGCATGTCAATCCTggtgaaaaaataaggaaaaacccTCAGAAAAACAGACCTGGAACTGTAATACTCTCAAAACGATCCAGTAAGAAAATCATGTCGGAAAGCCAGCCAGGCCGACCTGTGATCCTATCCCGCCGGCCTGGGCTCCCCATATGCTATATCTGTGGCCGAGAATTTGGGTCCCAGTCACTTGCCATCCATGAGCCGCAGTGCTTGGAGAAGTGGCGTATTGAAAACAGCAAGTTGCCCAAGCACCTGAGGAGGCCAGAACCCTCCAAACCACAGCCTCTCGGCGGCACTGGGTCCTACAATCTTCAGGCAGTGAATGAGGCAGCGTTCCAGAGTTCTCAGGCTCAGCTGCTGCCCTGTGAATCCTGTGGCCGCACATTCTTGCCAGATCGTCTTCTCGTTCACCAGAGAAGTTGCAAGCCAAAGGGAGAGGGGCCCAGAGCACCAAACCCCAACAGTTCTGCTGATCTTACTGGTCTTAAGAAAGCTTCTGGTGGCATCCCAGCTCGACCAAAGACTGTCATCTGCTACATTTGTGGCAGGGAATTTggcaccctctccctccctatccATGAGCCCAAATGCCTGGAAAagtggaaaatagaaaatgaccGTCTCCCCAGGGAGCTCCGGCAGCCACTCCCACAGAAGCCTCAGCCCCTTGTTACTGGAGGGGGGCCAAGTCAACCTCAGCTTGTGCCCTGCCCAAATTGTAGTCGGACCTTTGCCCCCGACCGCCTACTGGTACACC
This sequence is a window from Phyllostomus discolor isolate MPI-MPIP mPhyDis1 chromosome 3, mPhyDis1.pri.v3, whole genome shotgun sequence. Protein-coding genes within it:
- the LOC114508712 gene encoding zinc finger protein 474-like, which codes for MEKGKEKRVSQKSQQTFHHSKETTFLINQAVLPCDSYSSLLPETKHVNPGEKIRKNPQKNRPGTVILSKRSSKKIMSESQPGRPVILSRRPGLPICYICGREFGSQSLAIHEPQCLEKWRIENSKLPKHLRRPEPSKPQPLGGTGSYNLQAVNEAAFQSSQAQLLPCESCGRTFLPDRLLVHQRSCKPKGEGPRAPNPNSSADLTGLKKASGGIPARPKTVICYICGREFGTLSLPIHEPKCLEKWKIENDRLPRELRQPLPQKPQPLVTGGGPSQPQLVPCPNCSRTFAPDRLLVHQRSCKAQPSGPHVQNLTLGSKGGLKESTNVKQQRNTAAPTVTDKPKMIRRPPTIICYICGREYGTKSIAIHEPQCLKKWHNENNLLPKELRRPEPKKPEVRTISAKGFYDLDALNEAAWTSAQSQLVACNICGRTFLPDRLIVHQRSCKPRVAK